A window of the Pseudomonas fluorescens genome harbors these coding sequences:
- a CDS encoding ABC transporter ATP-binding protein has translation MSRLPRVPSEAVIEVRGLCNRFGSQSVHENLDLDLYKGEILAVVGGSGSGKSVLLRSIVGLRRPSEGNVKVFGQNLPSLSEHERSLVERRFGVLFQKGALFSSLTVTENVALPLIEHAGLSRDDAEHLAAVKLALAGLPLSAADKYPASLSGGMIKRAALARALALDPDILFLDEPTAGLDPIGAAQFDQLILTLRDALGLSVFLVTHDLDTLYTITDRVAVLAQKKVLVAGPIDVVSETDDAWIHEYFHGPRGRSALDAAKQLNEV, from the coding sequence GTGAGTCGTCTACCCCGTGTGCCGTCCGAGGCGGTGATCGAAGTCCGTGGCCTGTGCAATCGCTTCGGCAGCCAGAGCGTGCACGAGAACCTCGACCTGGACTTGTACAAAGGCGAAATCCTCGCCGTGGTCGGCGGTTCCGGCAGCGGTAAGTCGGTGCTGTTGCGCAGCATCGTCGGTCTGCGCCGGCCCAGCGAAGGCAACGTGAAAGTGTTCGGCCAGAACCTGCCGAGCCTGTCCGAGCACGAACGGTCGCTGGTCGAGCGGCGCTTTGGCGTGCTGTTCCAGAAAGGCGCGCTGTTCTCGTCGCTGACGGTGACCGAGAACGTCGCCCTGCCCCTGATCGAACACGCCGGCCTGAGCCGTGACGACGCCGAGCATCTGGCGGCGGTGAAGCTGGCGCTGGCCGGGCTGCCGCTGTCGGCGGCGGACAAGTACCCTGCCTCGCTCTCTGGCGGCATGATCAAGCGCGCGGCACTGGCCCGGGCGCTGGCGCTGGACCCGGACATCCTGTTTCTCGACGAACCCACCGCCGGCCTCGATCCGATTGGCGCGGCGCAGTTCGACCAATTGATCCTGACCCTGCGCGACGCGCTGGGCCTGAGCGTGTTTCTGGTGACCCACGACCTCGACACGCTCTACACCATCACCGACCGCGTCGCGGTACTGGCGCAGAAGAAGGTGCTGGTGGCCGGTCCCATCGACGTGGTCTCGGAAACCGACGACGCGTGGATTCACGAATATTTCCACGGCCCTCGCGGCCGCTCGGCGCTGGACGCCGCCAAACAGCTCAACGAGGTCTGA
- a CDS encoding MlaD family protein, giving the protein METRAHHVLIGLFTVIVVAGALLFGLWLAKSSVDTEFKDYEIVFNEAVSGLSRGSPVQYSGIKVGDVVSLRLDPKDPRRVLARIRLAGDTPVKEDTQAKLALAGITGTSIIQLSGGTPESPKLKGHDGNLPTIVASPSPISRLLNDSNDLMSGVSTLLNNANQMFSADNIERVSKTLEHLEQTTGSINDQRGDLRQAMQQLATVGKQAGNMLEQTSALMRNANGLLNDQGKQALGSAEQAMKSLEQSSATINGLLSKNQNSLDSGMQGLNGLAPAIRELRETLNSLRAISQRLEANPSGYLLGSDKNKEFTP; this is encoded by the coding sequence ATGGAAACCCGAGCCCATCATGTATTGATCGGCCTGTTCACGGTGATTGTGGTGGCGGGCGCCCTGCTCTTCGGTCTGTGGCTGGCCAAGTCCAGCGTCGACACCGAGTTCAAGGATTACGAAATCGTCTTCAACGAAGCGGTCAGCGGCCTGTCCCGGGGCAGCCCGGTGCAGTACAGCGGGATCAAGGTCGGCGATGTGGTCAGCCTGCGCCTCGACCCGAAGGACCCGCGCCGGGTGCTGGCGCGGATTCGTCTGGCAGGTGATACGCCGGTCAAGGAAGACACCCAGGCCAAACTGGCCCTGGCCGGGATCACCGGCACCTCGATCATCCAGCTCAGCGGCGGCACGCCAGAGAGCCCGAAACTCAAGGGCCATGACGGAAATCTGCCGACCATCGTCGCCTCGCCCTCACCCATCTCGCGGTTGCTCAATGACAGCAACGACCTGATGAGCGGGGTCAGCACGCTGCTGAACAACGCCAATCAGATGTTCTCCGCCGACAACATCGAGCGCGTGAGCAAAACCCTGGAGCATCTGGAGCAGACCACCGGTTCGATCAACGATCAGCGCGGTGATTTGCGTCAGGCCATGCAGCAACTGGCGACGGTCGGCAAACAGGCCGGCAACATGCTCGAACAGACTTCGGCGCTGATGCGCAACGCCAATGGCTTGCTCAACGATCAGGGCAAGCAGGCCCTGGGCAGTGCCGAACAGGCGATGAAATCCCTGGAGCAAAGCAGCGCCACCATCAACGGCCTGTTGAGCAAGAACCAGAACTCCCTCGACAGCGGCATGCAGGGCCTCAACGGTCTGGCACCGGCGATCCGCGAACTGCGTGAAACCCTGAACTCGCTGCGCGCCATTTCCCAACGCCTGGAGGCCAACCCCAGCGGTTACCTGCTGGGCAGTGACAAGAACAAGGAGTTCACGCCATGA
- a CDS encoding ABC-type transport auxiliary lipoprotein family protein produces the protein MKLTRLALLAGFTLISACSILPKSEPLDVYRLPAAQAPASAGSAAAQHWSLRLNKLQASEALNRPGIAVIPQGDVISTYKASRWSDPAPVLVRNRLLDGFARDGRVTLLSTDDSNFAADLELGGSLQAFQTEYQGNQASVVVRVDALLVRGYDQKILASRRFEERQPLSDVQVPAVVVGFGQASDRLTAKVVAWAVEQGQKFAPAKR, from the coding sequence ATGAAGCTGACTCGCCTCGCCCTCCTCGCCGGCTTCACGCTGATCAGTGCGTGCTCGATCCTGCCCAAGTCCGAGCCGCTGGACGTCTACCGCTTGCCGGCGGCACAGGCGCCCGCCTCGGCCGGTTCGGCGGCGGCTCAGCACTGGTCGCTGCGTCTGAACAAACTGCAGGCCAGCGAAGCGCTCAACCGGCCGGGCATCGCGGTAATTCCTCAGGGTGACGTGATCAGCACCTATAAGGCTTCGCGCTGGAGCGATCCGGCGCCGGTGCTGGTGCGTAATCGGTTGCTGGATGGTTTTGCGCGTGATGGTCGGGTGACGTTGCTCAGTACCGATGACAGCAATTTTGCTGCGGATCTGGAGCTGGGCGGCAGCTTGCAGGCGTTTCAGACCGAGTACCAGGGCAATCAGGCCAGCGTCGTGGTGCGGGTCGATGCATTGCTGGTGCGCGGATACGACCAGAAGATTCTCGCCAGCCGCCGCTTCGAAGAGCGTCAGCCGTTGAGTGATGTGCAGGTGCCGGCGGTGGTGGTCGGGTTTGGACAGGCCAGTGATCGGCTCACCGCGAAGGTTGTGGCGTGGGCCGTCGAACAGGGCCAGAAATTTGCCCCCGCAAAACGCTGA
- a CDS encoding nucleoside recognition domain-containing protein, translated as MLNGLWLGFFIVAAVSALGQWLIGGNAGIFAAMVESIFAMAKLSVEVMVLLFGTLTLWLGFLRIAEKAGIVEWLAKVLGPLFLRLMPEVPAGHPALGLITLNFAANGLGLDNAATPIGLKAMKALQELNPSSTIASNAQILFLVLNASSLTLLPVTIFMYRAQQGAPDPTLVFLPILLATSCSTIVGFLSVAFMQRLRVWDPVVLAYLIPGALILGGFMALLATMSATALAGLSSILGNLTLFGLIMLFLVIGALRKVKVYEAFVEGAKEGFDVAKNLLPYLVAMLCAIGVLRASGALDFGLDGIRHLVEWAGWDTRFVDALPTAMVKPFSGSAARAMLIETMKTSGVDSFPALVAATVQGSTETTFYVLAVYFGAVGIQRARHAVGCALLAELAGVLGAIGVCYWFFG; from the coding sequence TTTTTGCCATGGCCAAGCTGTCGGTCGAAGTCATGGTGCTGCTGTTCGGCACGCTGACCCTGTGGCTGGGCTTTCTGCGGATCGCCGAGAAAGCCGGGATCGTCGAGTGGCTGGCCAAAGTGCTCGGGCCACTGTTCCTGCGGCTGATGCCGGAGGTGCCGGCAGGGCACCCGGCGCTGGGCCTGATCACCCTGAACTTCGCGGCCAACGGCCTGGGCCTGGATAACGCCGCCACACCAATCGGCCTCAAGGCCATGAAGGCGCTGCAAGAGCTCAACCCCAGCTCGACCATCGCCAGCAACGCGCAGATCCTGTTTCTGGTGCTCAACGCCTCGTCCCTGACCCTGCTGCCGGTGACGATCTTCATGTACCGCGCCCAGCAAGGCGCGCCCGACCCGACGCTGGTGTTCCTGCCGATCCTGCTGGCCACCAGTTGCTCGACCATCGTCGGTTTCCTGTCGGTGGCGTTCATGCAGCGTCTGCGTGTGTGGGACCCGGTGGTGCTGGCTTACCTGATCCCCGGCGCGCTGATCCTCGGCGGCTTCATGGCGTTGCTCGCGACGATGTCGGCCACTGCGCTGGCGGGCTTGTCGTCGATCCTCGGCAACCTGACGCTGTTCGGCCTGATCATGCTGTTCCTGGTGATCGGCGCGTTGCGCAAGGTGAAGGTTTACGAGGCGTTCGTCGAAGGGGCGAAGGAAGGTTTCGACGTTGCCAAGAACCTGCTGCCGTATCTGGTGGCGATGCTTTGCGCGATCGGCGTATTGCGCGCGTCGGGCGCGCTGGATTTCGGCCTCGACGGCATTCGCCATCTGGTGGAGTGGGCAGGGTGGGACACGCGTTTCGTCGATGCGCTGCCGACCGCGATGGTCAAACCGTTCTCCGGCAGCGCCGCCCGGGCGATGCTGATCGAAACGATGAAGACCTCGGGCGTGGACAGCTTCCCGGCGCTGGTGGCGGCGACGGTGCAAGGCAGTACCGAAACCACGTTCTACGTATTGGCGGTGTACTTCGGCGCGGTGGGCATCCAGCGCGCCCGGCACGCCGTGGGTTGCGCGCTGCTGGCCGAACTCGCGGGCGTGCTCGGCGCTATCGGCGTCTGCTACTGGTTCTTCGGCTGA